The DNA window CATCGCTCTCGCCGCTCGCCCGCTCACACCGCTCGTGGGACCGCTGCTTCGACTCAGGCAGTACTGAGCAGAACTCCAGCTACACCCTCCAACTCGAACCGCCCCCGCCCGTGTCCTGCCGCCGTCGACCGGCACTCACCTCCCTCGACAAGGCGCCACCATGGCCAACGAGCTCGAGAAGCTCGAGTTGCTCTCTCTCGTCAACAGCATAACCAACGAGCTAGTCAACTACACCGGTCTCTCAGGTGCGGCGCGCTTTCTCGCCCGTGCTCTTCCCACCATCCGAAGTCACCCCCGACTGACCCTCTCCCCTCGCAGACTCGACTCTCGCCGAGTTCCTGATCCACCTGCACGGCGACTCAAAAGACTTCAACACCTTCAAGTCGAAATGCCGCGACGTGGGCGCCGACTTTCCCGACTCGTTCCTCTCCTCCGTTGACCGCCTCATCCTCTCGATGCACCCAAAATACAAGCTCAAGTCCAAGTCCTCCTCTTCAAAGGACAAAGGCAAGGGCAAGGAAGAAGGTGAGAAGGCGGTCCTGAGCGAAGAGAAGCAGAAACAAGCCCGACTGTTTCCCGGACTCGCCATGCCCGATACCGAGTGGCAGCCGTCCTATCGCGCCGACAACCCGGAGGAAGTCAAGGAGCGACAGATGCGGATGGGTCAGCCGGCGGACGTCAAAGGCGTCAGTGATGACCTCCGGAGCAGGGACGAGGACAATATGGGCGTCGATGACTTGATGGCGCAGCTTGAGGGTGTCAGGAAGCGCGCGACGAGGCCTGAGGAGGACGACGACAGGCGGGACGGAGGAGCGGACGCAAAGAGGCAGAGGCACCGCTCGCCCGACTACGAGCGGCGAGGAGGCGGAGGCGGTCGCGAGCGTGACAACGGCTACGGGGACCGCGGGCGCGGCGGCTCGTCGCGCCACGGCGAAGACGATCGAGGGCGGTACGGTCGCGACGGGCGGACAGGCGGCGCAGGGCCCGGCCGACTCGACGAGAAGCCCGTCTTGTACAAGATCTACAAGGGTCGGGTCGCCAACATCAAGGATTTCGGCGCGTTCGTCACGCTCGAAGGCGTGCAGGGCAAGGCGGAGGGCATGGTTCATATCGGCTCGATCTCGACCGGACGCGTCTCGCACCCTTCCGACCTCCTCGCGCGCGGACAGTCCGTCTTTGTCAAGGTCATGTCGGTCGCGGGCAACCGTCTCTCGCTCTCGATGAAGGACGCAGACCAGCGAACCGGCGCCGACTTGTCGCCTCACCTGCGGATCAAGACCGAGGAAGAGCTGTTCGAGGAGACTCGCCGGGCGGCTGAGCGCGCAGCAACGGGCGCGAACGGAGTTGCCGTCCGCAAGAGCTTCGCCGACGACAACCGCACGGCCTCGGTTCGGCGGATGACCTCGCCCGAGCGGTGGGAGATCAAGCAGCTCATCGCCTCGGGCGCAGCGAGCGCAGCCGACTACCCCGGTCTCGACGACGAGTACATCAACAGCGGATTC is part of the bacterium genome and encodes:
- a CDS encoding S1 RNA-binding domain-containing protein; protein product: MHPKYKLKSKSSSSKDKGKGKEEGEKAVLSEEKQKQARLFPGLAMPDTEWQPSYRADNPEEVKERQMRMGQPADVKGVSDDLRSRDEDNMGVDDLMAQLEGVRKRATRPEEDDDRRDGGADAKRQRHRSPDYERRGGGGGRERDNGYGDRGRGGSSRHGEDDRGRYGRDGRTGGAGPGRLDEKPVLYKIYKGRVANIKDFGAFVTLEGVQGKAEGMVHIGSISTGRVSHPSDLLARGQSVFVKVMSVAGNRLSLSMKDADQRTGADLSPHLRIKTEEELFEETRRAAERAATGANGVAVRKSFADDNRTASVRRMTSPERWEIKQLIASGAASAADYPGLDDEYINSGFETGPGGKSLVDEADEELDVEINEAEAPFLAGQTKRALELSPVKIVKAPDGTMNRAAMAGAALAKERRELKAQEASDQADSEARDVNTPWLDPMTAPHERAFAADARGQAAGQRAKDVPAWKKDTFNPATTFGKITSMSIADQRKSLPIYKFRDQLIEAFANNQVLVVVGDTGSGKTTQMTQYLAEAGYADRLKIGCTQPRRVAAMSVAKRVAEEVGCRLGQEVGYTIRFEDCTSPETKIKYMTDGMLQRECLVDPDMSQYSVLMLDEAHERTIATDVLFGLLKSG